From a region of the Ardenticatena maritima genome:
- a CDS encoding HpcH/HpaI aldolase/citrate lyase family protein codes for MIRIRRSLLFMPGNEMRKILKGAQLGPDAVIMDIEDGVAPDRKEEARRTIREALETVDFGQTERLVRINPIGSGLEVDDLRATVGGKPDGYVIPKVESAEQVRWVSRWLAAAERRHGWEVGSIRLVLLIETARGVLNAASIAAADDRIDALAFGSEDYAGDVGAIRTRESLEILYARSHVVTAAAAYGRQAIGTVFIDLHDLDAFRAEAEFELQLGYTGKLAIHPRQVPVIHDVFTPSPEEVERARKLLEAFEAHKAEGRGAFAYEGKMVDMPIVRAAQWVLARAREQ; via the coding sequence ATGATTCGCATTCGACGTTCTCTGCTCTTCATGCCCGGGAATGAAATGCGCAAAATTCTCAAAGGGGCGCAACTCGGTCCCGACGCCGTCATCATGGATATCGAGGACGGTGTCGCGCCAGACCGCAAAGAGGAAGCCCGCCGCACCATTCGCGAAGCACTGGAAACGGTGGACTTTGGGCAAACGGAGCGCCTGGTGCGTATCAACCCCATCGGGTCGGGGCTGGAAGTGGATGATTTGCGTGCCACCGTTGGCGGGAAACCCGACGGCTATGTCATCCCCAAAGTGGAAAGCGCCGAACAGGTGCGCTGGGTCAGCCGCTGGCTCGCCGCCGCCGAGCGACGCCACGGCTGGGAAGTCGGTTCCATCCGCCTGGTCTTGCTGATTGAGACGGCGCGCGGTGTGCTCAACGCGGCTTCCATCGCCGCCGCAGACGACCGTATTGACGCGCTCGCCTTCGGTTCGGAAGATTACGCGGGGGACGTCGGCGCGATACGCACGCGCGAGAGCCTGGAAATTCTCTACGCGCGGAGCCACGTTGTCACCGCCGCCGCCGCGTATGGACGCCAGGCGATTGGCACGGTCTTCATTGATTTGCACGACCTGGACGCTTTCCGCGCCGAAGCTGAGTTTGAACTGCAACTGGGCTACACCGGCAAGCTAGCCATTCACCCGCGCCAGGTGCCCGTTATTCACGACGTTTTCACCCCCTCGCCCGAAGAGGTGGAACGGGCGCGCAAACTGCTCGAAGCCTTTGAAGCCCACAAAGCCGAAGGGCGCGGCGCGTTCGCCTACGAAGGCAAAATGGTGGATATGCCCATCGTGCGCGCCGCGCAATGGGTGTTGGCACGCGCCCGCGAGCAATAA
- a CDS encoding MaoC family dehydratase, with protein sequence MRYTAGAIPSREEGPMPGKYYEDLEVGQRIKHTLGRTITEADNTLFCALTMNTQPLHLNEDFAATTPFGRRIVNGIFTMGLVVGLTVPELTEGTIIANLGYERVVHPKPVFHGDTIYVETEVLDKRPSKSRPECGIVRLKHIGRNQHGEIVVELERTVMFKRRPTEPTETGA encoded by the coding sequence TTGCGATACACTGCTGGCGCGATTCCATCCAGAGAGGAGGGACCAATGCCTGGCAAGTATTACGAAGACCTGGAAGTCGGTCAGCGTATCAAACATACGCTGGGGCGCACCATCACCGAAGCCGATAACACGCTCTTTTGCGCCCTGACGATGAACACGCAACCGCTCCATCTCAACGAAGATTTTGCCGCCACCACGCCCTTTGGACGCCGTATCGTCAACGGCATTTTCACCATGGGGCTGGTGGTTGGGTTGACGGTGCCCGAACTGACCGAAGGCACGATCATCGCCAACCTGGGCTACGAACGTGTGGTCCACCCCAAACCGGTCTTTCACGGTGACACAATTTATGTCGAGACAGAAGTGCTGGACAAACGTCCATCCAAGTCGCGCCCGGAATGCGGTATTGTGCGGCTCAAGCATATCGGGCGCAACCAGCACGGCGAGATCGTGGTGGAACTTGAACGCACGGTCATGTTCAAACGCCGCCCAACAGAACCAACCGAAACAGGAGCATAA
- a CDS encoding metal-dependent transcriptional regulator: protein MCNHPDITEGMCLYASEIFRLQETFAFVPPSELEYSLNVSAQAVARMLRRMKAAGLVEHVRYKGVRLTPKGVAAALPCIRRHRLTEVFLVDVMGFGWDEVHDLADRFVQGVDDVLEARMAEMTNHPTRCPHGEPIPTPEGEMPPLNDEPLAGVDVGRRLRLSRVRTHDREILRYLGALGLRPGVEMRLEARAPFDGPVRLRYAGNREAVLGQAVVSVLWVERLD from the coding sequence ATGTGCAACCATCCGGACATTACCGAAGGGATGTGCTTGTACGCATCGGAGATTTTTCGCTTGCAGGAGACGTTCGCTTTTGTGCCGCCGTCGGAATTGGAGTACTCGCTCAACGTGTCCGCCCAGGCGGTGGCGCGGATGTTGCGGCGCATGAAAGCGGCGGGATTGGTGGAGCATGTGCGCTACAAAGGCGTGCGCCTGACGCCGAAAGGTGTCGCAGCGGCGTTGCCCTGCATTCGGCGGCATCGGCTGACAGAGGTCTTTTTGGTGGACGTGATGGGGTTTGGATGGGATGAAGTACACGACCTTGCAGACCGTTTTGTACAGGGCGTGGATGATGTGCTGGAAGCGCGTATGGCGGAGATGACCAACCACCCCACACGTTGCCCACACGGCGAGCCTATCCCCACACCAGAAGGCGAAATGCCGCCACTGAATGACGAACCGTTGGCGGGCGTTGACGTTGGGCGGCGATTGCGTTTGAGCCGCGTGCGCACGCACGACCGCGAGATTCTGCGCTATTTGGGCGCGTTGGGGTTGCGTCCGGGGGTGGAAATGCGCCTTGAAGCCCGCGCCCCCTTCGATGGTCCCGTGCGTTTGCGCTATGCGGGCAACCGCGAAGCCGTGTTGGGGCAGGCGGTGGTCTCGGTATTGTGGGTTGAGCGGCTAGATTGA
- a CDS encoding glycosyltransferase family 4 protein → MRIGFISTRLNGTDGVSLEVEKWDKVLRRMGHETFYCAGELGGYAAGGTLIPLLHFNHQSILSLGRRAFGPNGDESPEQVIDDIYRIADEIRPPLRDFIRKNKLDLIIVQNALTIPMNLPLGVALTGLIAELGINTIAHHHDFYWERDRYQAARILRLLDTNFPARLPTIRHVVINSIAQKRLLARRGIESVVIPNVFDYSTPPPGIDEYNRDFRQAIGLADEDLFVLQPTRIIRRKGIEMAIELVHRLRNPRAKLVITHSATDEGLDYWRWLQSEAKMMGVDMRLVDHLIRPERTMEEGQKRYSLWDAYVHADLVTYPSIYEGFGNALLEAIYFKKLIVVNRYPVYNADIRPLGFEFIELDGFVSEESVEMTRELLAKPDVVRMMAEKNFEIARQHFSLEVLEEKLRQVLASF, encoded by the coding sequence ATGCGCATTGGCTTCATTTCAACGCGCCTCAACGGCACTGACGGCGTTTCGCTGGAAGTCGAAAAATGGGACAAAGTCCTGCGCCGCATGGGACACGAGACGTTTTACTGCGCGGGGGAATTGGGGGGCTATGCCGCCGGCGGTACACTCATCCCGTTGTTGCACTTCAACCATCAGTCCATTTTGTCATTAGGACGGCGTGCATTTGGTCCCAACGGCGATGAATCCCCTGAGCAAGTCATTGACGACATTTACCGTATTGCGGATGAAATTCGACCGCCGTTGCGTGATTTCATCCGCAAAAACAAACTCGATCTCATCATTGTGCAGAACGCCTTGACCATTCCGATGAACTTGCCGCTTGGCGTGGCGCTCACCGGCTTGATTGCGGAATTGGGCATCAACACCATTGCGCACCATCACGATTTCTATTGGGAGCGCGACCGCTATCAGGCGGCGCGTATTCTGCGCCTGTTGGATACAAACTTCCCTGCGCGATTGCCCACCATTCGCCATGTGGTCATCAACAGCATTGCCCAAAAGCGCTTGCTGGCGCGGCGCGGCATTGAATCTGTGGTTATCCCCAATGTGTTCGACTACTCGACGCCGCCGCCGGGCATTGACGAGTACAACCGTGATTTTCGGCAGGCGATTGGGCTGGCGGATGAGGATTTGTTTGTGCTCCAACCCACGCGCATTATTCGGCGCAAGGGCATCGAGATGGCGATTGAGTTGGTGCATCGTTTGCGCAATCCACGCGCCAAATTGGTGATCACCCATTCGGCGACGGATGAGGGCTTGGACTATTGGCGCTGGTTGCAAAGTGAAGCGAAGATGATGGGCGTGGATATGCGCCTGGTTGACCATCTCATTCGCCCTGAGCGGACGATGGAAGAGGGGCAAAAGCGGTATTCGCTCTGGGACGCCTACGTGCACGCCGACCTGGTCACCTATCCGAGCATCTACGAAGGGTTTGGCAACGCCTTGCTGGAAGCCATTTACTTCAAAAAATTGATTGTGGTCAACCGGTATCCCGTCTATAACGCTGATATTCGCCCATTGGGGTTTGAATTCATCGAGTTGGACGGGTTTGTGAGTGAAGAATCGGTCGAGATGACGCGCGAACTCCTGGCAAAGCCGGATGTCGTGCGCATGATGGCGGAAAAGAACTTCGAGATTGCGCGGCAACATTTTTCGCTGGAAGTGCTGGAAGAAAAACTGCGCCAGGTGCTGGCATCGTTTTAG
- a CDS encoding hydantoinase/oxoprolinase family protein, translating to MTRVRIGIDVGGTFTKAVAVDAHTLHLLGQALVPTTHHAPEGVAAGVVAVLRRLLERHAIVPEDVALVAHSTTQAVNALLEGDTATVGILGMGRGRDVLEAAKRTHIGDITLAPEHTLQTRHLFVETTHGLTRETARQAIQQLQAQGAEAIVASEAFSVEDPTHENLVLDVAAEMGVPAVAAHQMTGAYGLEVRTVTAAINAALLPKMLETARHVEQGLRQYGIHAPLMLMRGDGGLADLATMRQRPILTLFSGPAASLAGALLAGRVVFGVFLEIGGTSSNISLIRHGMPTMHYVKVMSHPTCVQALDVRVQGVAGGSMIRSGARGLVDVGPRSAHIAGLPYACFDPAVLDAAHLRLETCSPTPDDPDDYVVLADEQGRRWALTLTCAANALGWVPRGAYAEGHRDAALRAFHLLGAMWGMSAEEAAQAVLNQATARIAEAIRQMTREYKVPHDRLLLIGGGGGAGALVPPVAQALGITYTLPRHAEVISSLGDALAWVREVVEQPMRGHDNGHDLVREARAAAIRSGAAPHTVSVVVERDEQRGMLRAIATGQAALATPTHDLRMTPEEAQRLAAEACGMPPNRLELLATNDVFHVFRVPRHWWRAPRLAVVDVRGGVRFFSGKAHVVFGTPPHLLERMQHLLGASPAHFMPDVRLLIDGQLIDLTAVGEPTTSLLETIRTIVEPLDNKRVIAIVGG from the coding sequence ATGACGCGCGTCCGCATTGGTATTGACGTCGGCGGGACGTTCACCAAAGCCGTGGCGGTGGACGCGCATACCCTGCACCTGCTTGGGCAGGCGCTCGTCCCCACCACACACCACGCGCCCGAAGGGGTAGCGGCTGGCGTTGTGGCGGTTCTGCGCCGCCTGCTGGAACGCCACGCCATCGTGCCCGAAGACGTGGCGCTGGTGGCGCACAGCACCACGCAAGCCGTCAATGCGTTGCTGGAAGGCGACACCGCCACCGTGGGCATTCTGGGCATGGGGCGCGGGCGCGACGTGCTGGAAGCCGCCAAACGCACCCACATCGGCGACATCACGCTTGCGCCGGAACATACATTGCAAACCCGACACCTCTTTGTGGAAACCACCCACGGGCTGACACGTGAAACCGCCCGCCAGGCGATTCAACAGTTGCAAGCGCAAGGCGCCGAAGCGATTGTCGCCAGTGAAGCGTTCAGCGTGGAAGACCCCACCCACGAAAACCTGGTGCTCGACGTGGCGGCGGAAATGGGCGTTCCCGCGGTCGCCGCCCACCAGATGACAGGCGCCTATGGGCTGGAAGTGCGCACGGTCACGGCAGCCATCAACGCGGCGCTCTTGCCCAAAATGCTGGAAACCGCGCGCCATGTGGAACAGGGCTTGCGGCAGTACGGCATTCATGCGCCGCTCATGCTCATGCGCGGCGACGGGGGGCTAGCCGACCTTGCGACCATGCGCCAGCGCCCGATTCTCACGCTCTTTTCGGGTCCCGCTGCGAGTTTGGCGGGGGCGCTGCTTGCCGGGCGCGTGGTCTTCGGTGTTTTTCTGGAAATCGGCGGCACCAGCAGCAACATCAGCCTCATCCGCCACGGCATGCCCACCATGCACTACGTGAAGGTCATGTCACACCCCACCTGCGTGCAGGCGCTCGACGTGCGCGTGCAGGGTGTTGCGGGCGGTTCGATGATTCGCAGCGGCGCGCGCGGTTTGGTGGACGTTGGTCCCCGCTCCGCGCACATCGCCGGACTGCCCTACGCCTGCTTCGACCCTGCAGTGCTCGACGCCGCCCACCTGCGGCTGGAAACCTGCTCCCCCACCCCCGACGACCCCGACGACTACGTTGTGCTTGCCGATGAGCAAGGTCGCCGCTGGGCGCTGACGCTCACCTGCGCCGCCAACGCGCTGGGGTGGGTGCCGCGCGGGGCGTATGCCGAAGGCCATCGCGACGCCGCTTTGCGCGCGTTTCATCTGCTTGGCGCAATGTGGGGCATGTCTGCGGAAGAAGCCGCGCAAGCGGTACTCAACCAAGCCACCGCGCGGATCGCCGAAGCCATTCGGCAGATGACACGCGAGTACAAAGTCCCGCACGACCGCCTGCTTCTCATTGGGGGCGGTGGCGGAGCGGGGGCGCTTGTGCCGCCTGTTGCGCAGGCGCTGGGTATCACGTACACGCTTCCACGCCACGCCGAGGTTATCTCGTCGCTGGGTGATGCGCTGGCATGGGTGCGCGAAGTGGTGGAACAGCCCATGCGCGGGCACGATAACGGGCACGACCTGGTGCGTGAAGCCCGCGCCGCGGCTATCCGTTCAGGCGCGGCGCCCCACACGGTCAGCGTGGTGGTCGAACGCGACGAACAGCGCGGTATGTTGCGCGCCATCGCCACGGGGCAAGCGGCACTGGCAACCCCCACGCACGACCTGCGCATGACACCAGAAGAAGCACAGCGCCTTGCGGCTGAAGCCTGCGGCATGCCGCCCAACCGCCTGGAACTCCTTGCGACGAACGACGTGTTTCACGTCTTCCGCGTGCCGCGCCACTGGTGGCGTGCGCCGCGCCTGGCGGTGGTGGACGTGCGGGGTGGTGTGCGCTTCTTTTCGGGGAAAGCGCACGTTGTTTTCGGTACACCGCCCCACCTGCTCGAACGCATGCAACATCTGCTGGGGGCGTCCCCCGCGCACTTCATGCCCGACGTGCGCCTGCTCATTGACGGGCAATTGATTGACCTGACGGCGGTGGGTGAACCGACCACCTCGCTGTTGGAAACCATTCGCACCATTGTTGAACCACTGGACAACAAGCGCGTGATTGCCATTGTAGGAGGATGA
- a CDS encoding SDR family NAD(P)-dependent oxidoreductase — protein MATALITGASSGIGMALARVHAEHGGDLVLVARRRERLEALKAELEAAHDVRVWVIVADLAQDGAPRKVYDLVRELGLDVDILINNAGFGLHGLFHTQDPEHLSQMVHVNVLATTMLTRLFVPHLIARGRGHIMNVASVAAFMPGPWQAVYYATKAYVLSFSEALADELRTTGVTVTALCPGATETEFKERARIGRVRGFEMGAMSAREVAEYGYRAMLAGKRVVVPGWRNRLLTFLPRILPRSWTVVMSRIGMEPL, from the coding sequence ATGGCAACGGCATTGATTACGGGGGCGTCGAGTGGCATTGGCATGGCGTTGGCGCGCGTGCACGCCGAGCATGGAGGCGACCTGGTGCTGGTGGCGCGCCGCCGCGAACGCTTAGAAGCGCTCAAAGCGGAGTTGGAAGCCGCGCATGATGTGCGCGTTTGGGTCATCGTGGCTGACCTGGCGCAAGATGGCGCGCCGCGCAAGGTGTACGACCTGGTACGCGAGTTGGGGCTTGATGTGGACATTCTGATCAACAATGCGGGGTTTGGGTTGCATGGGTTGTTCCACACGCAAGACCCCGAACACCTTTCGCAAATGGTGCATGTGAACGTGCTGGCGACGACAATGCTCACGCGCCTGTTTGTGCCCCACCTGATTGCACGCGGGCGAGGGCATATCATGAATGTGGCTTCGGTGGCGGCTTTCATGCCGGGACCATGGCAAGCGGTCTATTACGCCACCAAAGCCTACGTGCTCTCTTTCAGCGAAGCGCTGGCGGATGAGTTGCGCACCACGGGCGTCACCGTGACGGCGTTATGCCCAGGCGCGACGGAAACCGAGTTCAAGGAGCGCGCACGCATTGGGCGGGTGCGCGGCTTTGAGATGGGCGCGATGTCGGCGCGAGAGGTGGCTGAATATGGCTACCGCGCCATGCTGGCGGGCAAGCGGGTGGTTGTGCCTGGCTGGCGCAATCGCTTGCTCACGTTTTTGCCGCGCATCTTGCCCCGCTCATGGACGGTGGTGATGTCGCGCATTGGCATGGAACCGCTCTAA
- a CDS encoding FTR1 family iron permease, with product MFKRFMHIVLLVLLMALSATPAAAQGGTPTVDVAAELQAIDTLLVQAMRAYRTGDYEEAYRLARAAYLDHFEAVEIPLRAVDPDMTLELEYQFAQMRNKMKVGAPAEEVETPLEAIRDGLDRIEAMFADNGAITPTLIFSAAFVIILREGIEAVLVLAALLGYLRQVPGGAAHRRTLLMGVGLALGATLATWALFRFIFNVAPVTRELLEAVVSFLAVGLLFWTTFWLSRRLDHRRWLEFLQARAWEALSGGRTTALLALGFTAVYREGLETVLFYEVLFSLGPHTQQHVAYGLALGLVVLAVVAWFILQSGRRLPLGTFLRAAVVMMALLSVFVVGKGVRELQEAGFLDATLLTQLPRLPRTLAEFTGYHPTLETISAQLAMLTVYGVGWLVERWRRARTVSLVREEVAS from the coding sequence ATGTTCAAACGGTTCATGCACATCGTGTTGCTGGTGTTGCTGATGGCACTCTCCGCCACGCCCGCCGCGGCGCAAGGCGGCACGCCCACCGTGGACGTTGCCGCCGAGTTGCAAGCCATTGACACGCTGTTGGTGCAAGCCATGCGCGCCTACCGTACAGGCGATTATGAAGAAGCGTATCGTCTGGCACGCGCCGCCTATCTGGACCACTTTGAGGCGGTTGAAATCCCCCTGCGTGCTGTGGACCCCGATATGACACTGGAACTCGAATACCAATTCGCGCAAATGCGCAACAAAATGAAAGTCGGTGCGCCGGCTGAGGAGGTTGAAACGCCGCTGGAAGCCATCCGCGACGGGCTAGACCGCATTGAAGCCATGTTTGCGGACAACGGCGCCATCACGCCAACGCTGATTTTCAGCGCGGCGTTCGTCATCATCTTGCGCGAAGGCATTGAAGCCGTGCTCGTGCTGGCAGCGTTGCTCGGGTATCTGCGCCAGGTGCCGGGCGGCGCGGCGCACCGCCGCACACTGCTCATGGGCGTAGGGCTGGCGCTGGGGGCGACGCTCGCCACATGGGCGCTCTTCCGCTTCATCTTCAACGTCGCCCCCGTCACGCGCGAACTGCTGGAAGCGGTGGTCTCTTTCCTCGCGGTCGGCCTGCTCTTCTGGACGACGTTCTGGCTCTCGCGGCGGCTCGATCATCGGCGCTGGCTCGAATTTTTGCAAGCCCGCGCCTGGGAAGCCCTTTCAGGTGGGCGCACCACGGCATTGCTTGCGCTGGGGTTCACCGCCGTGTATCGCGAAGGGCTGGAAACCGTGCTCTTCTATGAAGTGCTCTTCAGCCTGGGACCCCACACGCAACAACATGTGGCGTATGGGCTGGCGCTTGGGCTGGTGGTGCTCGCGGTTGTGGCGTGGTTCATTCTGCAATCCGGTCGCCGCCTGCCGCTCGGCACATTCTTGCGCGCCGCTGTGGTGATGATGGCGTTGCTCTCGGTCTTCGTGGTGGGCAAAGGCGTGCGTGAATTGCAAGAAGCCGGCTTCCTCGACGCCACCCTGCTCACGCAACTGCCGCGCCTGCCCCGCACGCTCGCCGAATTCACCGGCTACCACCCCACGCTGGAAACCATCAGCGCCCAACTCGCCATGCTCACCGTGTACGGCGTCGGCTGGCTGGTGGAACGCTGGCGGCGCGCCCGCACTGTCTCACTCGTACGCGAGGAGGTCGCGTCATGA
- a CDS encoding SDR family NAD(P)-dependent oxidoreductase produces the protein MAAKWTAADMPDQTGKIIIVTGANSGIGYETARALAHKGAHVVMACRSRERAEAAAARIRAENPRGELAVLDLDLADLASVRAFADTFTQQYDRLDVLVNNAGIMAPPQRMTTKDGFEIQFGVNHLGHFALTGLLIGRLLATPKSRVVTVSSGAHRFGTINFDDLNWERSYSPWKAYAQSKLANLLFTFELQRRLEAKGAETIAVAAHPGYTNTNLQRYTRSFSLLNKLLAQSPEMGALPTLYAATMPDVRGGDYFGPDGFMEMRGYPKRVQAKPEAYDPETARRLWEVSEQLTGVAYLDDVPAAREA, from the coding sequence ATGGCCGCCAAATGGACAGCCGCCGATATGCCCGACCAAACCGGTAAAATCATCATCGTCACAGGGGCGAACAGCGGGATTGGGTACGAAACCGCGCGCGCACTTGCCCACAAAGGCGCGCATGTGGTGATGGCGTGCCGCAGTCGCGAGCGTGCCGAAGCCGCCGCCGCTCGCATCCGCGCCGAAAACCCGCGCGGCGAGTTGGCGGTGCTTGACCTGGATCTCGCTGACCTGGCGTCGGTGCGGGCGTTTGCCGACACTTTCACCCAGCAGTACGACCGCCTGGATGTGCTTGTGAACAATGCGGGCATTATGGCACCGCCCCAGCGGATGACGACCAAAGATGGCTTTGAAATTCAGTTTGGGGTCAACCATTTGGGGCATTTTGCGCTCACGGGGTTGCTCATCGGGCGTTTGCTGGCAACGCCCAAGTCGCGTGTGGTGACGGTGAGCAGTGGCGCGCATCGCTTTGGCACAATCAACTTTGACGACCTGAACTGGGAGCGCTCTTATTCGCCCTGGAAAGCGTATGCGCAAAGCAAACTGGCGAACTTGCTCTTCACGTTTGAATTGCAGCGCCGCCTGGAAGCCAAGGGCGCGGAAACGATTGCGGTTGCCGCCCACCCAGGCTATACCAACACCAATTTGCAGCGCTACACACGCTCCTTCTCGCTCCTCAACAAACTGCTGGCGCAGTCTCCCGAAATGGGGGCGCTGCCCACGCTCTACGCCGCCACCATGCCCGATGTGCGCGGCGGCGACTACTTCGGTCCCGACGGCTTCATGGAAATGCGCGGCTACCCCAAGCGCGTGCAGGCGAAGCCCGAAGCCTACGACCCGGAGACGGCGCGGCGGCTGTGGGAAGTCTCGGAGCAGTTGACGGGTGTTGCGTACCTTGACGATGTGCCTGCGGCGCGTGAAGCGTGA
- a CDS encoding NUDIX domain-containing protein, with amino-acid sequence MPLDYLRRIRSRVGHRKIPLVYASACVEDDAGRLLWQQRGDFGWWGLPGGVLEYEEDLETCVVREVYEETGLHVTPTRLVGVYSSPDYDVRYPNGDEVQQITFCYACRLIGGTLTSDGDETRALAWFAPDERPATAPWYIAMARDWAARLPTPTFDRGSPGRAVGEAEMHTLRRLLGPIGLIQPRAVAAVWDTQGRLLLYRRRESGLWALPSGEMHLGERLDMTAVRTTTQQTGVLAEPARLLAVYSNPSEWTVRHENGCETRFITLLFACRAVHIPPPPHAPEVAFFAPHALPPLDTRFGNARLVQDAVAQGSI; translated from the coding sequence ATGCCGCTCGACTATTTGCGCCGCATTCGCTCGCGTGTGGGACACCGCAAAATCCCGCTGGTCTATGCCTCGGCCTGCGTCGAAGATGACGCAGGCCGCTTGCTCTGGCAACAACGCGGCGATTTCGGCTGGTGGGGGTTGCCGGGCGGCGTGCTTGAATATGAAGAAGACCTGGAAACCTGCGTGGTGCGCGAGGTGTACGAAGAAACAGGCTTGCACGTAACGCCGACGCGGCTGGTCGGCGTCTATTCATCGCCCGATTACGACGTGCGCTACCCCAACGGCGATGAAGTCCAGCAAATCACCTTCTGCTACGCCTGCCGCCTCATCGGCGGCACGTTGACCAGCGACGGCGACGAAACGCGCGCCCTCGCCTGGTTTGCGCCGGATGAGCGCCCCGCCACTGCGCCCTGGTACATCGCCATGGCGCGCGACTGGGCGGCGCGCCTGCCCACGCCCACATTCGACCGTGGAAGCCCCGGCCGCGCCGTTGGTGAAGCGGAGATGCACACGCTCCGCCGATTGCTGGGCCCCATCGGCCTCATTCAGCCCCGCGCCGTCGCCGCCGTGTGGGATACGCAGGGGCGGCTGCTGCTCTACCGCCGCCGCGAGAGCGGCTTGTGGGCGCTTCCCAGTGGGGAGATGCACCTGGGCGAACGCCTCGACATGACGGCGGTCCGCACAACCACCCAACAAACCGGCGTGCTCGCCGAACCCGCGCGCCTGTTGGCGGTCTATTCCAACCCGTCCGAGTGGACAGTTCGCCATGAAAACGGGTGCGAAACGCGCTTCATCACGCTGCTCTTTGCCTGCCGCGCCGTTCACATTCCTCCACCACCCCACGCGCCGGAGGTGGCGTTTTTCGCTCCCCACGCCCTTCCCCCTCTCGATACCCGTTTTGGCAACGCCCGCCTGGTCCAGGACGCCGTCGCACAGGGGTCAATCTAG
- a CDS encoding glycosyltransferase family 4 protein: MRIGMVHYAGPPFVGGVELTIFHHARILLALGHQVVVVAGRGEACLPGMVFHHVPQVGSRGARIEALNAALARGDIPDDFEPLVAEIREALRTTLHGYDVVIGHNFFTLHKNLALTTAVYRMVLAGEGPPWIAWHHDFAWLRPQYLPELHPGEPWELLRRPWPGVRHVTVSAAQRTDLARLYGVDEARIAVVPPGVEPSTLWRLPPRIATLVEQWGLWRADVVFLLPARITRRKQIERALEWLAALRAHTGEDARLIVTGPPGPHNPANQAYFQELLALRARLGITEAAHFAYEAGVEPTDEEVAALYQVADALMFTSKQEGFGIPVLEAGLLRLPIFATDLPPFHESVAPDAFLFAPETPPEQVASEIAEALRNDRALRLRKRMLREFTWRRIVEDRLLPLVQAQAHTA, translated from the coding sequence ATGCGGATTGGCATGGTGCATTACGCAGGACCGCCGTTTGTGGGGGGCGTCGAACTGACGATTTTTCACCACGCGCGCATATTGCTCGCTTTGGGGCATCAAGTGGTGGTGGTGGCGGGGCGCGGCGAGGCTTGCTTGCCCGGCATGGTCTTCCACCACGTCCCACAAGTGGGGTCGCGGGGGGCGCGTATCGAGGCGCTCAATGCGGCGCTGGCACGCGGCGACATTCCCGACGACTTTGAGCCGCTGGTGGCCGAAATCCGCGAAGCCTTGCGCACCACATTGCACGGGTACGATGTGGTAATTGGACATAACTTCTTCACCTTGCACAAAAACCTGGCGCTGACGACCGCCGTCTATCGCATGGTGTTGGCGGGCGAAGGACCACCGTGGATTGCTTGGCATCATGATTTTGCCTGGTTGCGCCCGCAGTATCTGCCAGAACTGCATCCGGGCGAGCCGTGGGAGTTGTTGCGCCGCCCCTGGCCCGGCGTGCGGCATGTGACCGTCAGCGCCGCCCAGCGCACCGATTTGGCGCGGCTGTATGGCGTGGATGAAGCGCGCATTGCGGTTGTGCCGCCGGGGGTCGAACCGTCCACGTTGTGGCGCTTGCCCCCACGCATCGCCACCCTGGTTGAGCAGTGGGGGCTTTGGCGGGCGGATGTCGTCTTCCTGCTTCCCGCGCGTATCACGCGGCGCAAACAGATTGAGCGGGCGCTGGAATGGCTGGCGGCGTTGCGCGCACACACGGGCGAAGATGCGCGGCTGATTGTGACGGGACCGCCTGGTCCACACAATCCCGCCAATCAAGCCTACTTTCAGGAATTGCTGGCATTGCGGGCACGCCTGGGAATCACCGAAGCGGCGCATTTTGCCTACGAAGCGGGCGTTGAACCAACCGATGAAGAAGTCGCGGCGCTCTACCAGGTCGCCGATGCCCTCATGTTCACCAGCAAGCAGGAAGGGTTTGGCATTCCAGTGCTGGAAGCGGGATTGTTGCGATTGCCGATTTTCGCCACCGATTTGCCCCCCTTCCATGAAAGTGTCGCGCCTGATGCCTTCTTATTCGCTCCCGAAACGCCGCCCGAACAGGTCGCCTCTGAAATTGCCGAAGCCTTACGCAACGACCGCGCGCTTCGCTTGCGCAAGCGCATGTTGCGCGAGTTTACGTGGCGGCGCATTGTGGAAGACCGCCTTTTGCCGCTTGTGCAGGCACAGGCGCACACCGCTTGA